The DNA region CCTGCCGAGCTTGCCTCGACTCTCCACCGGGCACCTCTCCCGGATGCGCTCCCTTCCGCGCATCCTGACTGGTGCGTTCACCGATTGAGACCGCCGGCAAATGTCCCGACATTTCCGAACAGCGAGCTCGCGAACGGCCTCCAAGGGGGCGCTGCGCCCAAGCGGGGATTGGAGTAGTCACGGGCGTGGGTCGTCGTCGAGGAGCCGCATTGGAGACTGCTGCGTTGGTGCTGGTGTTGTCGTCCGCGTTCCTGCACGCGGCTTGGAACGCGCTGCTCAAGCGTCATCCCAATCCGGAAGTGGGCGTGGTGAGCGTCATGTCCGTGGTCATCCTGGCCAGTGGCATCTGGGCGCTGGGGATGCGTGGCCCCGCGTTCTCCAGTTCGGAGGGGCTCGTTTGGGCGCTGTGGGCGGGCGTGTGTGAGAGCGTTTACCTCGCGGGGCTCGCGCGGTCGCTGCGTCAGGCGCCACTCGGGCTCGCGTACACGGTGTCTCGTGGCGGCGCGATGCTACTCGTTTGGCCCGTGTCCGTGCTGTGGCTGGGGGAGGCGGTGTCCTCGTGGACGGTGTCGGGCGTGGCGATGCTCTGCGTTGGGCTGGCGGTGATGAACCTGTCCCGTCCATCGGGGGCCGCAGGGGCGGGCGTGGCGTGGGCGGCCCTGTCGGCGGTGGGAATCGCGGGCTACCACTTGAGCTACAAGATGGCGCTGGGGACGGGCGCGCAGCCTCCTGCGTTGTTCGCCACCGGCCTGCTCGTCGCGCTGCCCGTGCTCATCCTGGAGCGGGGCCGTCAGCAGGGGTGGGCTGCCTTCCGCCGGGAGGCTTTGCTCGCACCGGGGCTTGTTCTGACGGCGGGGCTCATCTCCGCGCTGTCGTTCGGCCTGTTGTTGACGGCGCTGGCGGGGGGAGGCGCAGGCGTGGTGCTGACGCTTCGAAACACCTCCATCGCCTTCGCGTTGGTGCTCGCGGCGCTCCAGGGTGAGCGCCTGGGCCGACGGCAACTGTCGGGCGCTGCGCTCGTTGCCGTGGGCGCGTTGTTGCTCGGCGTGCCGGCATAGGTGGGCTCAACGCAGGACTGCGCGGACGCGATGCCCATGCGCTCATCTGTCCACGCTGCTGTGGGCTCGCGCGCGGTCAGTTCATCTCGCGCGCAGGCCTTGCCGTGAGACGTCCCGCGAGACGCCTAGGGCGTGGGCGTGCACACCCTCCGCCCATCTCGCCGCATGCATTGCGGCGAGACGTTCCGCGAGCGGCCTACGGCGTGGGCGCGGACGCCGTCAGCCGCTTCAGTGCGTCCTTCGCATCCGGGTGGTCCGGCTGCAACTGCACGGCCATCTTGTAGGCGTCCTTTGCCTCGTCGATGCGCTTCGTCGCTTCCAGCAGTTGCCCGAGTGCGTTGTGCGGCTCGGCGAAGTTCGGGTCTGCCTGCACGGCGTTGCGGAAGGACTTCTCCGCGCCCTTCGTGTTGCCCTGCTGGTACAGCGTGTGGCCCATGTACAGCAGGCCCAGCGAGTGGCGCGGGTCCACCGACAGCACGGACGTCAGCACCTTCCTCGCCTTCGCGCCGTCGCCGCCACGCAGGTAGATGAAGCCCAGCTCCGCGCGAGCCTCCAACTGCGCAGGATCCTTCGCCACCACCGCCTCGAGCTCCGACACGGCCAAGTCCGGCCGACCACGCCGCGAGTGGACGATGCCCAGCCGCGCCAGCGCCGCGGTGTCGGCCTCTTCGCCGTCCTTGGGCTTGAGCAGCCCCTCCGCCGCCACATAGTCGCCCATGGCCAGCAGCAGGTCCGCGAGCGCCAGCTTCGCGGCGCGATTGGCGGGGTCCTCGTCCAGGAGGGCCTTGTAGAGCGGTTGTGCTTTCGCGCCCACCCGCTTCTGCGCGTACACATCCGCGAGCGCCAGCCGGTTCTCCGGCGTGGGGGCGAGCTTCACACCCTCTTCGTACTCGGCGATGGCGCCATCCAAGTCACCCTTGGCGCGCAGGGCCTCGCCATAGGCGGCGCGGGCGCTCGCGTCCTTCGGGAAGGCGCCCACGGCCGTCTTCAGGGTGGCCACCGCTTCGTCCGCCTTGCCCAGGCTGAGCCACGCGCGAGCAAGGCCCTGGTACGCCTCCGTCGTCTTCTTCCCGTCCTCGGCGCTCTTCGCGATGGCCGTCTTGAAGGCCTCGACGGCCTGCTTCTTCTTGCCCTGCGTCAGGTACAGGTGGCCCAGCTGCGTGTACGGCCCGCTGGACCGCTGCGGCTCCAGCACCACGGCCCTTTCGAACGCCTTCGTGGCCCGGGCGAAGTCACCGAGCTGGTAGTACGCCAACCCCAGGTTGAAGTGCGCCTCGGCGAACTTCGGGTCCGCGGCGATGGCCTTGAGGAAGGCGTCGGTGGCCTTGCGCGGGTCACCCTTCTCGTTGAACGCCACGCCCATGTTGTTGTGCGCGCTGGCGTGCTTGGGGGCGGCGGCGAGCGTGCGCTGGTACTCGGCGATGGCGCCGTCCAGGTCGTTCTCCCGCATGAGGAGCACGCCGAGGTTGTAGTGCGCCTCGGTGTCACCCAGCTTCTGCCGGGTGGCCTCGCGCAGCGTCTCCTTGGCCTCGCCGTTGAGGCCCTTCTCCGCCAGGGCCTTGCCCAGATTCACGCGGGCCACGTTGAGCTTCGCGTCCAGCTTCAGCGCCTCACGGTAGGCCTCGATGGCATCGTCCGTGCGGTTGGCGCGCTGCAGGGCCTCGCCCAGGTTGAAGCGCAGCTCCGCGTCCTGGGGGGCCAGCTCCACCGCCACCGCGTACTGGCTGATGGCCACGTCGCGCTCGTCCAGCACGCGCGCCAGCAGGCCGCGCTCGGCCCGGAGCGTGGACTCCTCAGGGAAGGCGGCGATGGCCGTGTCCAGCACCGTGCGCGCCTGCTCCGGCTCACCGGACAGCCGCAGCGCGCGGGCCAGGGCCAGCTTCGGTGGAATGAGGTCCGGCTCCTGGGCCACCAGCTTCTTCAGGGGCGCCACGGCCTTCTTCGGCGTGTTGAGCGCGAGGAAGGCGGTGCCCAGGCGGTACAGGGCATCCGCGTCGTCGGGGGACTCGGCCAACCGCGCGCTCTCCACGGCGGCGGTGCGCTCGAGCGTGGCCGAGTCGGGCTCGGCGGCCTGCGCGGTGAGGAGCTGGAGCACCAGGAAGCTGGCAGTCTTCATTATAGGTTCTCCACGTAGGGACTCGCGCGCGCGTCGAAGGTCTTCTTCGCGAGCGCCGCCTTCTTCGCCTCCCACGCCTCCCGCGCCGTCTTCTCTTCCTTCTCGTCTCCAGCGAGCTCGGCGCGTTCCTCCTTCACCTCCGCCTTGCACTCGGAGACCTGCTCCTCGAATTCCTTCGGGTCCAGCCGCTCGCTGCCCTCGACCTTCGCCTTCCGGGCGGCCTGCAGCCGGGCCAGCTCGAACTCGGCGAAGGCGCAGCGCAGCGCCAGCCGCTCCACGTCCCGCAGGCCCACGCTGAGCCGCTGCCGGGCGCGCAGGTACTCCACGCGGGCCTCGGCCTCGGCGATGGCCAGCTTCGCCACCTCGCGAGACACCTCGTCCGACGCGCGGTCCACTTCATCCTCCGCGGCTTCCTTGCGGGAGCGGGCGCGGCGGATGTTGTCGCGGGCGCGGCCAATCTCGTTGTCGGCCTCGTCCACCCTGTCGATGGCGAGCGCGAGGTTGTTCTCTGCCTCCAGCAGCTCGATGCGCGCCTCGTACGGGAGCTTCTTCTCCATCGAGTCGGGCACGCGCATGTTGTAGCTGGCGCCGCACGCGGAGAGCAGGGGGAGGGTGAGCAGGACAAAGCGCTTCATGGAACCGTCGCCTCGAAGCTTCCGAAGATGGTGCGCCCGGAATAGGTGTGGGTGCCGTTGACGAACGTGACGTGGAACTCGCCGGAGATGCGCTGGCCCTGCTGACTGGGGAGGGCCTTCACCTTCAGCCCACCCACCCGCAGCTCCGGGAAGGTCCGCGCCGGCTCATCCAGCACGTTGCGGCCAATGGCGCCGCGCTGGGCGCCGTTGGCCAGGACTTCCGCCAGGTTGACGTCCAGCGAGCCGGTGTAGCCCTCCGGGAGCATGTCCTGCACCCGGGCGCTGACCTTCAGCACCGTGTTGGTGCCCGTGCCCTGCTGGGTGACGAAGCTCACCGCCAGCTCACCTTCGGCCAACTGCGCCTCCGCGCGGTCGTAGCGCAGGTCGAGCAGCGACGTCACGCTGCCCTCCAGCCGCCCGCCCTCGTCGCCACAAGCGCAGAGGATGGCGGTGAGCAGGACGCCGAGCCACGATGCACGCGAGGGCCTCACTTGCATGCCTTCCACCCGCCATCCACGTCGTTGCCGCCCAGCGAGGCCACGTCCTTGAGCACGGCCAGCTCGCGGCGTGCGCCGTCGACGTCACCGAAGCGGCAGCGCAGCGCGGCCAGGTTGAGGCGCGCCTTGCCGAAGGTGGGGTCGGAGTCCATGGCGCGGCCGTAGGCCTCGCGTGCGCCCATGGCGTCACCCATGTGGAGCAGCGCCAGGCCCAGCGCGGAGTGCGCCGAGGCCCGCGTGTCCTGCAGCTCCGTGACGCGGCCCAGGGTGAGCTGCGCCATGCCGTACTGGCGCGCGTCCAGGTAGGCCAGACCCAGTGCCTCCAGCGCCTCCGCGTTGAGCGTGCGCTCGGCCTTCTTGCGCAGCTCCTCCAGCGACGCCGGCTGCGTGGGCGTGCCCGGCTGCGGCACCGGCAGCGCCGCCGTCTCCGTGCGAGCGCGGCAGCCCACCACCGCGGCGCTGAAGACCTCCAGGGATTCGGCGCGGGACAAGCAGGCCTTGAACGCTTCGTCGGAGCGCGCCTTCAGCGGCGTCACCTGCTCCTTCACGGCGGCCCGGAACTGCTGCGCCTCCGCGGCGGAGAGGCCCGCGGGAACGGCCGTGCCCTCCACCACGTCCGCGATGTGGCCGTATGCGAGCGCCAGCTTCCACAGCGAGGCCACCGCCCACTCGGCGTAGCCCAGCGACGCGGCCTGCGTGTAGATGCCCTCCATGCTCTGGAGCGCGGCGACCTTCTCCTCCACCTGGTCCGCCGGCAAATCCCTGTAGCCGCGGTAGAGGATTTCGCCCAGGTACCACAGGCCCTTCGCCGCCTCCTCGGTGCCGCCGTTGGGGCCTTGTACCGCGGTGGTGAGGGTGGCGATGAGCGCGTCGGCGGGCGCGGTGGGCGCCGTGGTGGCCTGCACCTCGGCCAGTACCGCCGCCGCGGCGGCGCTGTGGCGGTCCAGCTTCAGCGCGGCCTCGGCCGCCGTCTTCGCGCGGGCGTAGTCCTTCTGCTTCAGCCGGGTCTCCGCCAGCATCACCAGGATGTCCGCCTTGCGCGCGCCAGCGATGTCGGCGGCGGCCTCCAGGTCACGCGCCGCCTCCTTGTGCTCGCCCAGCGCCATGCGCAGCCGCGCGCCGGCCAGCCAGCCGTCCACGGCGGCGAAGTCGCCACCCAGCTTCTGGCCCACCTGTTCGAACCAGCCCGCCGCCTCGCCGAACGCCGCGGCCTCCGCCGCGTGCCGGCCCAGCGTCAGCAGCACGTCCGACAGGTACTGGCTCTTCGGGTAGTCCTGCACCAGCTTCGTGCCCAGCTCGCGCTGGGCCTGCATGTCACGCTTCTCGCGCGCCGCGGTGAACGCGCCGTAGAGCGCCTTCTCGCCGATGTCGGAGTTCTTGTTCTCGTCGGCGACCTTCACCAGGCCCTGGATGACGTCGCCCGTCTCCTGGGCGCTCTGCAGGGCCAACTCATCCAGCGCCTCGGCGCGGCTCTGCGTGAGAATCTTCTGCACGTCCGCGCGGAAGCTGGCCGGCAGCGGCGCGCCCAGCAGCTTCTTGCCCGTCTCATCCAGGCCCTTGAAGTCGTTGAGCTGCCGCAGGCTGTCCAGCGCCAGGTTGCCCGCGATGGGGGCTTCCTTGTGCTGCGGGTGGCTCAGCGCGAAGGCGGTGAACAGCTCCGCGGCCTTCGGGTACTCGCCGTCCTCGTAGTAGGCGCGGGCGATGTTGAACTTCACCACCAGGGCATTCTCACTGCGGGGGTAGCGCGACACGAAGTCGGCGCCCAGCAGCTTCATGGCCTGACGCGCGTCCGCCACCTCGAAGGCGTTGCGCGTCTGCGCCTCCTCTGGCTTGAGCGTGGAGAAGTGCGCCAGCAGCGCGGCGTTGAGCGCTTCCTCCTCACCCTTCGCGTCCTTGGCCTTCACCTGGTAGCGGGCCAGCTCCTCGAACTGGCGCGCGGCCTCGGGGTACGCGTTGGCGGAGAACAGCGCGTCCGCGCGGTTCTTCATCATCGTGCGCACGTGCTGCTCGGGCCGGAAGAGGCCCAGGTACGCCTGATAGGCCTCCGCCGCGCTCACGTAGAGCGCCTTGTCGTTCTTC from Myxococcus xanthus includes:
- a CDS encoding EamA family transporter is translated as MGRRRGAALETAALVLVLSSAFLHAAWNALLKRHPNPEVGVVSVMSVVILASGIWALGMRGPAFSSSEGLVWALWAGVCESVYLAGLARSLRQAPLGLAYTVSRGGAMLLVWPVSVLWLGEAVSSWTVSGVAMLCVGLAVMNLSRPSGAAGAGVAWAALSAVGIAGYHLSYKMALGTGAQPPALFATGLLVALPVLILERGRQQGWAAFRREALLAPGLVLTAGLISALSFGLLLTALAGGGAGVVLTLRNTSIAFALVLAALQGERLGRRQLSGAALVAVGALLLGVPA
- a CDS encoding tetratricopeptide repeat protein codes for the protein MKTASFLVLQLLTAQAAEPDSATLERTAAVESARLAESPDDADALYRLGTAFLALNTPKKAVAPLKKLVAQEPDLIPPKLALARALRLSGEPEQARTVLDTAIAAFPEESTLRAERGLLARVLDERDVAISQYAVAVELAPQDAELRFNLGEALQRANRTDDAIEAYREALKLDAKLNVARVNLGKALAEKGLNGEAKETLREATRQKLGDTEAHYNLGVLLMRENDLDGAIAEYQRTLAAAPKHASAHNNMGVAFNEKGDPRKATDAFLKAIAADPKFAEAHFNLGLAYYQLGDFARATKAFERAVVLEPQRSSGPYTQLGHLYLTQGKKKQAVEAFKTAIAKSAEDGKKTTEAYQGLARAWLSLGKADEAVATLKTAVGAFPKDASARAAYGEALRAKGDLDGAIAEYEEGVKLAPTPENRLALADVYAQKRVGAKAQPLYKALLDEDPANRAAKLALADLLLAMGDYVAAEGLLKPKDGEEADTAALARLGIVHSRRGRPDLAVSELEAVVAKDPAQLEARAELGFIYLRGGDGAKARKVLTSVLSVDPRHSLGLLYMGHTLYQQGNTKGAEKSFRNAVQADPNFAEPHNALGQLLEATKRIDEAKDAYKMAVQLQPDHPDAKDALKRLTASAPTP
- a CDS encoding tetratricopeptide repeat protein, with product MTGHLTGLIAAAMLAAAPGGAGRPGPGINPIVSKAKERDELIAKLKRDIFKVDRAIGETERLISKSRNAPYLPDLQFRLSELYVEKSRYVYYLQAESRPEGASGAIVSPETRLLKQKAVQMYYRLLREYPDFKDGDQVTFYLAHEQRELGQFDEMLKTLGDLTRKFPGSPLRLEAEQILGDHFFDKADLGEAEKHYQAILEAPPSPVHDLARYKMGWIRVNQAKHAEAVTFFEAAAASAPLPGVDVKKALNVKREALLDLVYSYTEAKPPKGALNYFEKLSDSRATYALALDKLGNRYFIKQQYEWAIPALRKLMEIQHDPELDLERGQKLYDAIKASKGKVLPDPEDLRILVRAAVQSKTDPELAEAERKKHLVELEEMARDLSTLLHVEAQKKNDKALYVSAAEAYQAYLGLFRPEQHVRTMMKNRADALFSANAYPEAARQFEELARYQVKAKDAKGEEEALNAALLAHFSTLKPEEAQTRNAFEVADARQAMKLLGADFVSRYPRSENALVVKFNIARAYYEDGEYPKAAELFTAFALSHPQHKEAPIAGNLALDSLRQLNDFKGLDETGKKLLGAPLPASFRADVQKILTQSRAEALDELALQSAQETGDVIQGLVKVADENKNSDIGEKALYGAFTAAREKRDMQAQRELGTKLVQDYPKSQYLSDVLLTLGRHAAEAAAFGEAAGWFEQVGQKLGGDFAAVDGWLAGARLRMALGEHKEAARDLEAAADIAGARKADILVMLAETRLKQKDYARAKTAAEAALKLDRHSAAAAAVLAEVQATTAPTAPADALIATLTTAVQGPNGGTEEAAKGLWYLGEILYRGYRDLPADQVEEKVAALQSMEGIYTQAASLGYAEWAVASLWKLALAYGHIADVVEGTAVPAGLSAAEAQQFRAAVKEQVTPLKARSDEAFKACLSRAESLEVFSAAVVGCRARTETAALPVPQPGTPTQPASLEELRKKAERTLNAEALEALGLAYLDARQYGMAQLTLGRVTELQDTRASAHSALGLALLHMGDAMGAREAYGRAMDSDPTFGKARLNLAALRCRFGDVDGARRELAVLKDVASLGGNDVDGGWKACK